agtaaaacatatattttctttaagaaaattaaaaatgtccgtcttcaaaaaaagtccaaatTTGAGATAAAATGTTAGAAAAAACGgtgaaagagaaaaaatttttttccgaatttACATTTAAACGTGAAGAAAATAGCCACTGCcgaaattaaattacaataactTAAACAGGAGTTATGAATATCTGAAAATTACCTCATCGTTAATTTTtcacgattttcaaaaattcatatctccaaggtttttgaaaattaagcGCTCAAAATTTCGGATAAGGTGTCTTTTTATATGTacaaaaacatataaaaaattcgacCGGatgaaaatatgatttttgaaatcaggtgatttggcatggaatgacccatatatatatttatacataattttatatattgacaTTAGAGcattgtctatatataattacatattataattaattccaatgatcatatataattatatacaactatttttacccaaaaattcttattatagaactaaataattaataatatcaaaaGTCAAAATTGTTCACCATCGTTTCGCGTAGTGTCGACAACAGCCGCTGAAGTATTAATTGGATAAATTAAACAGACTAATCCAACActcacaattaaaaaaaatgtactctTCCACACTGACCTCTGTTTCTTTTGCCGCAATAGTCCTAGTGAtctataaaaagttaaatcgtcacatttattaattagtcagcaattaattaccaaaattatttctttttttctttctctcgaagaattatttaaattattaatggaacttgaataaatcataagtaaataaataattaataatcctACTTATCGAACattaaaagtttcattttgaaatatctcgtGTTACTCTAGAAAACTAGTCGAGAGGaatgacaaaaattaactTATGTAGTTCGTTAAATAGTAACTGTGTGAATCAccataattgttattaaattataactctATTATcgtgttaaaataaatcattgcTTAGGTAAGTCATGGATAATGAACAATATCATTACcatcattattatattaatcaattatatacttAAAACTCGTTGTATATAATCATACTAACTCCTCCAttcctacacggaaaaaagctTTCTatcgtatttttaaaattttatatcagcATAATGAGTTTTTTTCATCACGAATGTTAATCTtcattttacagtaaaatttatattttaaaacaaatatggCTGCTATCGTGGATTCATACTGACGACTTTCAATCATCAGGACAAATgagaaaataaagtaaaattaataataattttcaataaatgatAGATTTAGATACCCTTGAAATCATATTTGAaactactatttttaatatatattagggtggcccaaaaaaaccgactattttttaacttcccgctaagaaaatcgacgattttcgaaaaattgggaagttattgttttcaccccgatttgcgaaaatcgaaatttcatcagatgtcgacgttttgaggttctaggaagctattctgactattttcagaatgatgtccgagcgtctgtatgtatgtatgtgtgtgtgtgtgtgtgtatgtatgtgtgtgaccggcttataacttttcaactaatgaaccgatttggatggttaaggtggcaatcgaaagagcttgttggccatcaacttttctgaaaatttcagatcatttgatcaagtagatcagaaaatattggcgaattacggaaaaaaatttttttttttttaggttttttattgatttcttagaaacgactcgaacgatcgactttaaaatttaattagctctagaacttgataaaacacgtcgattgccgcctcaaccatcaaaatcggttcattcgttcgtgagatatcgtgggcaaaagaaatgccacaaaacggttttttgcgaatatctttgaaacgactaaaccaaacaatttctaaatttgatcagctctagaattcaatgaaacacgtcgattgccgcctcaaccatcgaaatcggtcgattcgttcgtgagatatcgtgggagaaagaaatgctaaaaacggtttttttcgaaaagaatgggatacaatagtattttcgagctcgaagagctcgaaaatgttcTTACAacgatgttttcgagctcaaggagcaggaaaacagcgggaagttttggggctggcccgcagggtcaaccgacgcccagatttttttttttgagcctcttatgaaaatttgttgattgAAGATGTTCTaggaagcctctccaaaaatcagctcgataaaaagttttcaagaggtcgctcacgaattttgaaaatatcaaaaatgatcgaaattcggatttttttgttacaaattttttctttttcgtggcagctatagtttatatttatgaaatcatgactacgctgaaaatttcagcccaaaattaaaatatttaaacggcgctcaagaatttcgaatgTTTCCGACTACTGTCTCTTGaatgttttcgagcgacccttgaatattaataataaagcttctcaattttttcacccgggtgccataagggcgtaccaataaatttttttcgggaatCGACGTAGTTATGCCTGAAACGGgcagaaatgcaaaaaaaaattttggtacgcCCCTATGGCGCAACTTCTCCCCACTATGGATATTCGCAGACCACGTCAGTACAAACAGCAGCTGTTAGGctagtatttttttgtgttgattaaattaaataattattttcataattactaattaatattttcgtaTAAACTTTGTGACCAAACGATTTATAAaagattgaattattttattttgtacattTCATTAACTGCATGAGAAAAATCTTTATCCAGTATTCCGTTAAAGTAGACAGAGGCTTTACTTCCAAAacgtttttgttaataaaaaaaaaaaattacacctttTTTTGCCAGGTTTTTGTACCGGAAGATTCACGagatttttctctattttattcaattttttatttgactacgACAATTTTTCGCCACAAAGTTTCGTAGTAGGGCAAGTAGActaatattgaatttatagaTTTCTTCAGAACTTTATGGAATTCCATAcgatttcatgaaaatttattttgttttatgaagattggtaaaattttataaaattgtataaaatttcatgaaggTCAAATCCAGCCTTAAGATACTGATTCTCTAAAATTTTAcgcaattttattaatttttaccagGCTATTTCcggtataaaattttagtgaaTAGCATTTGAACAAtagcttttatttattcactttcATCTTTATCGCTCAATGTTGTAGaatcttttataatttatagcaTTTCATTTTTCAGGTGCGAATTATCATCTTGATATACGTTACGTTCATTGTGTATGAAAAACAACgcagaatatttattaatcgaAGTTTAGTGTTCctcgagacaaaaaattttggtatgTGCAGTCTATACTATAGattgtttgtaaaaaatctgtATTGGATGGTCGTAAAAAGATTAGGCTTTATAGACATTTacatgataaataaatgaataaataatagtcaTCAAAAACAttcgaatttattatttattttgcaacagatataatttttcaatctaaataaaacatttaaaaacttcaaagtaaaaagttcatttaaattaccaccagatgcatttttttgcGGGATTTAAATTAGAACCCACAGGGCACTTAAAATCTGACGAAATTTTAGGTACAATTGATAAAAGTTTCATCATCatgtattcaaaagcattgaactgattgttattaatattacgGGGTTTAAAGTGATCTTCGTGAAGAGAACAATACGATTGTCCGAAAGATATCCAGAATAACTGCTCCGGGGTATATGATAATCCTGGAAGAGGTTTTTCACTGCCATGTTGGGCCACATAAGTCTTGTAACAATTCCGAGAAGCCCAAAATCCGATATATTGGTAGATCAATTCTTTTTCGAATTTATCACGACGAAgctgaaaatgaaaaaccaaaaaataattagacgaatttatatttgatgTAATTTTGCGAAGTGAAAATTCTGTTAAATTGAGTGATTGTTAAATACTAACTCTTTGTTTCATTGCCTCGTCTGATAAATCCTCATAATGATGACGGAAACAATCGAGTTGGTCATTTGGAAGTAGGGTTCCATTTTTTTCCCAACTTCTTCCATTATCAGTCAGagctttaaaaatttgaattgcaATGTAGGACGCACTCGAACCATAATTCATGTACATTGGACGATTTTCGTTAAATAATGGGCTGGGAATCATCGATGCGGGTATACCTGTTACAAAAGTATCAATAGATATAAATACATCAAATATGATAAAAGGATTAAATCCAATCTGATGTAATCAAGACTTACGTAGGCGGCCATTGTACATTTGCGGAAGTGCTGAATTATCAAAACAAGCAACGCCGTATATAGCAAGTTCCGATTGTATTTTAATGCTGACGtcatttttcaatttgaataaattaagatTCAAGATGGTTTGCAAAAAGTTATCTTTGACAACTTCTGCATTCGCGTAGAAACTTTCCAGTTCTTTTGGGTCCGACAATTTCACTGATGTCCCGAAAGTAAATGGCATTTCtgtaatagtttttattcttttacttttttcagtGGCATTCAATACTTTAGATTCTTTTATCAAACTGATCATTTCAGTTTTAATAgactcaattatatttattatgatcgTCTGACTGCTGTTGTAGTGATCCAAATATAAGGATTCAGCGGCATAATTCgcgtattttttagtcaatttcagacAATCATCATCGGCTGAAATACCAGCATAACCTACTTGTTTATGGAACGTTTTTTGCGCCTCCCTAAATTCTTCAGTCAAATAAGGAGCTGAGTATTGGACAATTTTCCAAAAGGCGTAATTTGCTTGCACTCGTTTTGGGGTTTTTTCCATTAGTTGTGCAAACCCtgttaaaattgtaataatcCAAACAGTTAAAGCAGGCTTTTCATTAGCATCCACAAAGGGAATTAGggttttatcaacaaatcgCTCCCACTCAATACTCGGCCATTGCTTCTGTAACTCTGCAATAGTGAAATTACGCATCTGATAACGATGGCCTccaacatttatttttgataattgttctTCAAAATCGTATGCGTCTTTCATGTCCTTTTCCAAGTCACTACCATCTGCTCCAAGGAGTCGTGCTACTTTTACCATGTAATCAGAATAAGCTTGTTTTTGTGAGGTAGTTTTCTCGGGCATAGAGGGATCGAAATGAGTATCGGCCATCTGTTAACAagaatatgaaataatttatctgtaTAATTTGTAGTAGTCGACTACGTGACTCACCGTAACAGAATATCTTAAACTTCTACGtgaattactaaatatagGCTTTGGTGCCCAATCTAAGAAACAATTGATATtgtaaccaaattttttagcatCACCGGTAAAATCAATCCAGTTGAAAGTAGACTCCTTCCAGTCAGCTTCTAAAATAGGCCAATTGCCTAAACTTTTCATCGTACGTTTCAAAAGGTCTAGAGCTTGTGGCCCTTTGGCATCTAGACAAATTTATAAGGTCAGATATGTTCATTACTTTGATCTaaaagtacacggaaaaaaaattatcggaagttttgctatgcattatgggaatagttcccataatgatatgggaattgtacccatactGCTATAGGGATGGtccccatatattatgggaaccatccctatactAGTATAGGCacaattcctataccattatgggaaccattcccataatgggaatggttcccaatatggaaatggttcccataatggtatagaaatagttcctataccaatatgggaaacAATCtgataatattatgggaaccattccaatatcattatgggaaccattcccataatggtatgggaactgttCCCATACTTTTATGGGAACTactcccataatggtatagaaactattcctataatattatgggaataatacccataatggtataggcaCTATTCCTTTACCATTATgagaaccattcctataatattacaggaatagttctcatactattataggaaccattcctataatgttatggaaatggttcctataatttatgggaatggttcctataatttataggaatagttcctatatagtatgggaatgattcctataatattatagaaagtactcctataaattatagggaccattcctataattagaggaaccattcctataacgttatgggtatcattcccataattataggatctattcccataattaCGGGAAACATTCCTTTAGTTAAAagaactgctcccataatttatggtcgttattcctatgatggtatgggaaaaaatttcacaaaattatgggaacattttccataattttttttccatgtagtTAAGAGTACCTACTTTCATTGATGCATGTTTTGTAAATATCGTCGATAAGTTTAAAGGGTTTGAAGTCTGAAGAGATTCCTTTTCGGATCAACTTTTCAAGGTAATCATGTTTTTGTGATTCAAGATAATCGTAATCGTTTGATTTATCAGTTTTTTCGTAATTACCGCAAGCAAATCCGTAAAAATTGTCACAGGGCTTAATACTGGGATCATGGTATCTTAAGATTTGGGCggctgaaaaataaaataaaaatggactAGGATTATGTATTGTCCTGTTGTTCAATGAAAGTTGAAACGTGTCATACTGCGGCTTAAAAACAACTTACCGATTTCTGATTGTTCTACGGCACATTCGTTACCTGTACACAAGTTAGCCGccactgtaaattttttaataattattagctgAATAAGTTGCtattataaaactaaaaaattaatatcaaaagtCGAAATTGTTTACCATCATTTAGTGTAGTGTTGACTACAGCCGCCGAACTATTAATCGGCAAAATTGAACAGACTAATCCAACActcacaattaaaaaaaatgcacgctTCGATACTGACCTCTGTTTCTCTTGCCGCAGTATCCCAGGTGATCTATAAAAAGTTAAACCATCACATTTATTCTGTAGTCagcaattaattatcaaaattatttctttctctcCTTTCACTCGAAAAAACATTTCTATTATTAATGGCACTGGAATAAATcgtgagtaaataaataattaataatcctACTTATCGAACATTAGAAGCTTCATCTTGAAATATCTCGTGTTACTCTTGAAAACCTGTCGAGAGGaatgacaaaaattaactTACGCAGTTTGTTAAATAGTAACTGTGTGAATCAccataattgtttttaaattatcaccCTATTACcttgttaaaataaatcaccGCTGAGGTGAGTTATGGGCAATAACAAATCTCATTGTCATCATTATTATAGTAgtcaattatatatttaaaacacATCGTCAATAATCTTGCTGATTTCTATATTCCTACATGGACAAAAGCTTTCCACCGtatgtttgaattttctataagtataataaaagttttttatcgCGAATCTTAACCTTTATATTACAgtgaaattcatattttgattttcaataaatgatatatttagaTACCCTTAAAGTTATACCCGCAACAACCAtttctaatatatttatatgcattagggtgtcccaaaataaaaaaatatttttttttttaaggtcttatgggctcaaaagttacttcatattataaaaagaattctcacaaaatttcagccagatatctttaaaattgagctatcacagaggggggtcccctttcccatttaaaacacacgtgaaaatttttcattttagtttttcgttataaagactatgaaaaaaatttttttttcagttttgccTAGaatgattttgtaggaaattaaattctctacaaaaaagtgctgatgcattatgtatgtcaaacgaactgggaaaaagttacggggcttcaaaaatcaacaaaaatttagtttaatcagtgttcaattttttttttattatttttcatttttattgcatcaaaaaatttttttttcaaattttaacgaccacgctcttgtaggaaatttaatttccttcaaaaagtatctgatatcatatatacctcaaatgaatgagaaaaaagttacagggcttTGAATGTCAACGGAAAGTGAACTTCACTTTCCGTTGAcattttagttcaaaaaattaatatgttttaaacttcacttttcgttgacatttaaagccctgtaacttttttctcattcatttgacgtatatatgatatcagatactttttgaaggaaattaaatttcctacaagagcgtggtcgttaaaatttgaaaaaaaaaatttttgatgcaataaaaatgaaaaataaaaaaaaaaaaattgaacactgattaaactaaatttttgttgatttttgaagccccgtaactttttcccagttcgtttgacatacataatgcattcgcacttttttgtagagaatttaatttcctacaaaatcattCTAggcaaaactgaaaaaaaaatttttttcatagtctttataacgaaaaactaaaatgaaaaattttcgcgtgtgttttaaatgggaaaggggacccccctctgtgatagctcaattttaaagatatctggctgaaattttgtgaggattctttttataatatgaagtaacttttgagcccataagaccttaaaaaaaaaaatatttttctattttgggacaccctaatatgcatataggggaagggatggcaaaagggggtagggtaggcaaaccGGGGTactctcaaaattttttaaaaaaaaaattataattgatattttatttttcaaattattaaaatgattataactcggaaactatggactttagcgacttgactcgTAGGACTTTTTtcgaagggaataaaatttcctataaaatttctatcaacatttttgatgtactttcattggtttatgttctgcaagccaataaaggtcaatttcatGGGAAAAATGAGTTCCGCAACGGACAAGTAAAACAGCTGGATGtacagctaagtaactatgggcacttttgaagaacactaaatgccctacaatttgcgacTAAAACCGCCTTGATATCATGAaacgcagctgagtattagaaagttaaaaaaacagtaatttaatttacgtgtattttaaataggaaatctttgaaattaaATGGCAAGTACTTAGAATTGGAActaagagctcatatttggtgagaatttttttttttttttatgtagaatgagattttgcttgaggacttaaaaaaaaaaaacttttgcggaaatgaatcaccctaatatatatatatatattagactgggccaaaaaattgactatttttcgtttttaagcatatcgaatttattatttgggatAACAAGAaatattattgtgaaaattttaacccttcatattgatattaagaggtctatcatcgcaattttttattttttttactgaacgagttttcattttatatctCCTAAGccatcgagataaacgaaattaATTTGCATATATTTCtcgtaggaaattgaatgcacGAGAAAAAAGGtcgaattgaaatttttcgtcagacGAACCATTTCCTTAAAATAATGCCATCTGCAAGCATCTTAATCAATATGTTTGCAAGTCTGACTGGGTGGGCCTCACGCAAGTATTTCAGCCAAGCCTTCCAACAGATTCGCTTAAGATATCTTGCAGAGATatcttacttttgacttgttCAAGTGTGATCATGTAAACTTGCCACGAATTAAGCTACAGATTTATCGGAAGCTTCCCTAAGAATGCCACTAGGAAAAGTCATATTCGCgtcaaaataacaattttataaattcatgataaaaacaaaaaaattttacatgggtaattatttacatatttctGGATTCAAGgtatacaaattttattaaattcattaaaaaattgtcttcaTAGAATTGTTTAGATTTACTCTTCAATTATCTCAtgttatatacaatttatatatttttgtttttttgtatgaGAGTATTTACGCAATAtggttttttctacttaaCTGATTTACATCTATTATAAATCTTTGAATTTGATATAAAACGCATAATAATCACTTACTCATTACTAGGGACAAGATTTCTGCCTCATTTTTGAAATGagtagttcaaatttttgatattacggcaaaaatattggtcttattaaaaaagttttcgaacaaaagttgtaggaaatttgattttctagaaaaaatgttttctatgatttttttatacgatcaatatt
The DNA window shown above is from Microplitis mediator isolate UGA2020A chromosome 1, iyMicMedi2.1, whole genome shotgun sequence and carries:
- the LOC130665650 gene encoding neprilysin-2-like, producing MKLLMFDKSPGILRQEKQRSVSKRAFFLIVSVGLVCSILPINSSAAVVNTTLNDVAANLCTGNECAVEQSEIAAQILRYHDPSIKPCDNFYGFACGNYEKTDKSNDYDYLESQKHDYLEKLIRKGISSDFKPFKLIDDIYKTCINENAKGPQALDLLKRTMKSLGNWPILEADWKESTFNWIDFTGDAKKFGYNINCFLDWAPKPIFSNSRRSLRYSVTMADTHFDPSMPEKTTSQKQAYSDYMVKVARLLGADGSDLEKDMKDAYDFEEQLSKINVGGHRYQMRNFTIAELQKQWPSIEWERFVDKTLIPFVDANEKPALTVWIITILTGFAQLMEKTPKRVQANYAFWKIVQYSAPYLTEEFREAQKTFHKQVGYAGISADDDCLKLTKKYANYAAESLYLDHYNSSQTIIINIIESIKTEMISLIKESKVLNATEKSKRIKTITEMPFTFGTSVKLSDPKELESFYANAEVVKDNFLQTILNLNLFKLKNDVSIKIQSELAIYGVACFDNSALPQMYNGRLRIPASMIPSPLFNENRPMYMNYGSSASYIAIQIFKALTDNGRSWEKNGTLLPNDQLDCFRHHYEDLSDEAMKQRLRRDKFEKELIYQYIGFWASRNCYKTYVAQHGSEKPLPGLSYTPEQLFWISFGQSYCSLHEDHFKPRNINNNQFNAFEYMMMKLLSIVPKISSDFKCPVGSNLNPAKKCIWW